TTCTTTTCTGATCGAGAATCAGCAGTGCTTTGCGAAATATGCAAAGAATGCAACCTTGACTCCGATTACCACTGCTTCCAGGGCAAAAATCCTGAAAAATGGAGAAGAGACTTTTACGGAAATTAAAAAAAGACTGAGAGAAGCTAAAAAGTTCATTCACATGGAGTATTATATCTTCAGGTCTGACAGGCTTGGCAAGGAGATTATTGATATTCTGATTGAAAAAGCACGGCAGGGTGTCGAGGTGTTATTCATTTTTGATGCTGCTGGAAGCATGAAGATCGCGGCCACAGATTTAAAGGAAATGCAGGAAGCTGGCATAAAAGCGGCTCCCTTTTCTCCGCTAAAGTATGGATTCTTCAATCAGAAATTCAATTTCCGCAACCACAGGAAAATAGTTATCATTGATGGGGAAATCGGTTTTACCGGAGGGTTGAATGTCGGAGTGGAGTATCTAGGGGAAGATGACAAGATCGGTTTCTGGCGTGATACTCACATGCTGCTGACAGGAGAGTCAGTTTATACTCTTCACAATGTTTTCCTGCTTGATTGGGAATATATTAGCGGCGAGAAAGTCCTGGAGAGCCATCGGGCCGAGAAAAAACCTCATGAAGATGAGGAACTGGATGGTGCGATCCAAGTGGTGCCAAGCGGTCCAGATACACAGCAGGGAATCATGAGTGATTTTTATTATACGATGATGTCCTGTGCGACAAAATCTATTTGGATTGCCACACCTTATTTTGTTCCTGATGAAGCAATCCGAACTGCATTAAGAGTAGCGGCAGCAAAGGGTATCGAAGTAAGGATCATGGTACCTGAAATCAATGACAGCTATCTAACGCAATATGCAAGCCGTTCCTATTATTCAGAGCTATTGCGGAACGGTGCTGAAATATACTCATACAAAAAAGGCTTCTTGCACCAAAAGGTCATCATCGTCGATGGAAATATCGCATCTATAGGCACAGCAAATTTAGATTTGCGGAGCTTCCATCTGAATTTTGAAGTCAATGTCTTCCTGTTTGGTACAAGCTCAATCAGGGACCTTGTGGCTCATTATGAAGAAGATCTTGAGGATTCGGAAAAAATCAGCCCAGTTCAGTACCATAAACGCGGGTTATGGGTACGAACGAAAGAATCCTTCGCGAGGCTTTTCTCCGGGGCATTATAATGTTAGCTTAAATAAAAATGCCCCATCATTAATTGATTGGGGCATTTTTATTGGTTAGGCAATATACCTTGGGAAAAGGATGTTGTTTTCCAGATGTACGTGCATAAAAGTATGTGATTCAAGAGCTTCTAGTCGCTTGTATACTAATCGATACGTTCCGCATGCATCGATTGGCGGATTGAAGTCTGCAGTAATCTCACGTAATTGTTTAAGGATTGAGCCTGCATGGTCATGTTCCTTCTCAAGTTCTGTGATTTCTGCGGTCATTTCAGTACGCTTTTCTTCATCGGCAGTATCGAGCTGCAGAAGCAGCGGGAAAACAGTCGCTTCCTCTTTTGCTGTATGTTCCAGGAGCTCTTTCTTCAACTCGTAGAAAAGCTCATAGACTTTCAACAGCTCTTCGTGGCGGTCACCATGGACCTTTGCAACCTTTGTTACATACGGGCTGAGCAATTTCAATTCTTCTTCAAGCTCGCGGTGGTATTTATTCTTGATATGGTCGATCAATTCTGCTGAGCCAGTTTCTGTCCAGACCTCCATGCTTTCTGCTGCGCCGTTATGCTTGCGATACAGCTCTTCGAGTTCAGCCATGATTGCAGGTATATCCAGGTTCTGTTCGCCAGCCGCTTCTGCTAGAGGACGGTTTCCGCCGCAGCAGAAATCCAGTCTATTCTGCTTGAATAAATCACTTGATTGGGGGAATATATTGACAATATCTTTAACTAAGGAATTTTGATCAAAAGGCATTTTCATGTAAGAACCCTCCAGTAAATTATTTAATACTGTTTACATACTCATCATAAAGGAAATGGTTTTACTACTTGGTGATGTGTATCACACTTCACAAAAAATCTACATATTTTCGGATGATTTTATGAGAGAATGTTGTGAGGTTTGTTATGTTTTCATTTTTACATTACTCTTATAATGAAAAGGGTAAATCTAGAAGTTAAGCCTGTAATAGGAGCTGATTATATGTTAGAGAAAAGAAACCCTATTCCGATAGGAGAGGCAGTTAAAAGAGTGATGGAGTATAAGCAAAAAGGCTCCACTGAATATGTTTCAATCAATGAAAGCTATGGACGCTATCTTTCGGAGGACTTGAAAGCTACCAGCGATGTACCGCATTTTGACAGAGCTCCGTATGATGGATATGCAATCCGTTCTGTCGATACAAAGGAAGCTTCTCAAAATAACGCCATTGAATTTGAAGTGGTGGACCATATCGGTGCCGGAATGCTTACTGATAAAGAACTTGGGCCATTCCAGGCAGTCAGAATTATGACAGGAGCACAGATGCCTGTTGGTGCTGATGCTGTTGTCATGTTTGAATTGGCCAGCGAAATCGAGCGTGACGGAAAAAAATATATGACAACAAAGCGCAAACATAACGAAGGAGATAATGTTTCCTACCGTGGAGAGGATGCGAGGGAAGGGGAAGTGCTTGTTAAAAAAGGCACGTTCATCAATCCGGGAATCCAGGCGATGCTGGCTACTTTTGGATATGCCAAAGTACCTGTTTCGAAAAAGCCGGTAATTGGATTATATGCAACAGGTACTGAATTGCTTGATGTCGATGAACCGCTTGAGCCTGGTAAAATCCGTAACAGCAACTCTTATATGATATCCGCGCAAATTCTTCGTGCTGGAGCAGAAGTGAAATACTTTGGACAGCTTCCAGATGATTTTGACACCTGCTTTGATGCAGTAAGCAAAGCGATTGAAGAAGTGGATTTATTCATTACCACTGGCGGGGTTTCCGTCGGGGACTACGACTATCTGCCGGAGATCTACGCAAAGCTGGGAGCAGAGGTGCTGTTCAATAAAGTAGCGATGAGACCGGGCAGCGTCACTACTGTAGCGCAGCTTGATGACAAGTTATTGTTTGGCCTGTCAGGAAACCCTTCGGCATGCTATGTTGGCTTTGAGTTGTTCGCTCGTCCAATCATCAGGACGATGCTCTGTACTGAACAGCCTCATTTGAGGAAGGAAAAAGCGATTCTTGATGCCAACTTCCCTAAAGCAAATCCATTTACTAGATTTGTAAGGAGCGCTCTTAGAGTCGAGAATGGCAAACTGGTAGTGACACCTAGCGGCCTGGATAAATCGAATATTATCATGAGCCTCGCTGGAGCTAATTCCCTTATGATTCTGCCTGGCGGTACAAGAGGATTTGAAGAAGGATCAGAGGTGGATGTTCTGTTGCTGGAGGACCATGTGGGCAGTGATTGGCCTTGGTAAAGCCGGTGCTGTTCCAGGTTGCAGGGTACCAAAACAGCGGCAAAACGACGCTTAGCCTGACATTGATCCAGCAACTGGCTGCAAAAGGTCTGAAGGTTGCGACAGTCAAACACCATGGGCATGGCGGCAGGCCGGAAATTGTTGAGGGGAAGGATTCAGACAAGCATGTTAAGGCAGGCGCAGCGGTCTCTCTTGTGGAAGGGGGAGGCAGGATGATTATTCATGCTGAAAATGATAAATGGTCTTTATCTGAAGAAATAGACATGCTATCTTTTTTCAAGCCTGATGTAATCTTGATAGAAGGTTATAAGAATGAGTCCTATCCTAAGGCTGTCATCCTGCGTGATGAGAGCGATCTGGAGCTAGTGGGAAAGCTGCAAAATATCCAGGTGGTTTTATGCCGAAGTGCGGAGTTGATAGACATGTTAAAGGGTTCGCCTCTCCCTGTATTGGAAATTGATGATGGAATCAACTGGATTTTAGATTACATTAGCAGTACACACTAGGTGATTTCCTTTAGTCGTAAAAGAAAAAGTTCTTATTTTAGACATATACGGCGACTTTTGTCACTGTCACTTAATGTTTCCCCGGTTAGAATGTTAAATGGGGTTCATGTTGTGAGATATGTGTGAGGTGAGAGCGATGGAAATGCTACAAATCTTTTTATGGATTGTATATCCCTACACGGTTGCGGCAATAGTGGCGATGGGGCTTGTTTGGCAATACGATGCATCAAGAGAAGAAGGAACGCGTTCGAAGGCAGGAAGATTTCTGCTTGTCATCGTGAAAACACTTATGGTTGCCAGCACAGCAACGGGCATTGCCATCGTGTTGTCGAGTAGCATAGCGTATGAACCAGTACTGCTGTTTAGATGGCTCATCAGCCTTGCCCAACTGCAGCCAGACATGAGCCTGGTCACAGACGTTTCCGTTCTCTCAAAGGTGCATTTTATTATTGTATTCCTGTTCCTATTGAGTCTGGCATTCACGAAGGAAATTTATTATTTACTAAAACCGCACTTATATTTAAAGAAAATCTTCCTAAAACTGCATTTTGAAAGAAGAGGCTGAAAATAGGTTTTTCTTAGTTAGACTAACGATGTTGGATGAATCTCGGTGAAATGATTCCAGTAGTTTATATGGCTATAAAAAAACGCTTAGGGGGCCCTAAGCGTTTTTGTTCTATTTTAGGCCAGTTGCTGCCTGGTATTCGTGGGAAATAGTGAAATTATCATCTCTTAACACATATGGGTGCGTTTCCATCAAAATTTTTATAAGGTGGTCAGGCATTTTCGCGCCTTCGTAAGCACAAATCAATGGGAAAGAGAGTGAATTTACAGCTTTATCTACTATTCTTTCAAAATCTTCAATTATATGCAGCGGGTCTTTCATAGTGGTCCACTCAACATGTGCCCAAGATCGAAAAGGGATATCATTTTCTACGTACGGCTGTACCATATTATTAAAGTAATCCAGAATTGCAGGAGGATGATAACTTCCACTAGAATAATAAAAATCGAAGCTGTTCACGCTATGGACAAATTTCATCTGGTCTTCCGTTAATCGTGAGTTGAGCTCTTTGTTAATTGAACGGAACAGAGGTTCATTTTCAATGAAAATAACATAATCTCCTGCCTTAACACCTTCTTCTATGTAACTAACAGCCTGTTCAATGTATTTCTCCATTGTATTATAGGAATACAGGACATGGATGCTCCGTTGATCCTTAAACAACTGATTCATTTTGTTATCCAATTGATCACCCCTTCATTCATGATTCCCTTAAGTTTACTACACTTTTGTTTGGTTTAATACCTTGTAGGAAGTGTTTTTGACAGTTCAGTGTCATTTAAGACTTCACCATTTAAAAATGTGATATGTTTCACTTATCAAACCTTTTGCCTGCTTTATATTTAAGTTAGGAAACAAAAGGGAGTGTTCATTCATGAAGTTATTTATGCCAAAACAGCACGGAGCCTGGGCGATGTTGATCATCCCTTTCTGGCTTGGAGCAGCGGCAAGTGAAATAGTCTGGCAGCATATCCCGTTTTTTATCGGATGGCTATTATTATATTTAGGAACATATCCGCTTCTTTTGATGTTCAAGAAAAAGAAAATCCCATTTTATCGTAAATGGGCTCTTATTTATATGATACCGGCTCTTGTGTTCTTAATGGTTCCATTGTTCACGACACCAACGATCGTAACGTTCGGACTTGCGATGATTCCATTTTTTATGCTCAATGCATACTTCTCTGCTAAAAATAAGGACCGGGCGCTATTGAATGATCTAAGTGCCATCGTTGTATTTTCTTTTGCCGGTTTGGCCAGCAGCTTTCTGCCAAGTGGGGAAATAAATGAAAATGCAATTCTCGTTTTTGCTTCCAGTATTCTATTTTTCACCGGAAGCACATTTTACGTGAAAACAATGATTCGCGAAAAGAAGAACAGCCAATTCAAATGGATTTCCTGGACCTACCACCTTTTGGTCCCTGTTCTTTGGCTCGCAGCTGGAGAAGTCATAGTCGCTGTTGCCGCAGTGCCAAGCTTGATCAGAGCTGTAGCTTTTTATGGCAAACCGCTTTCTGTCATGAAGGTAGGGATATACGAAATCGTGAACGCATTCCTGTTCTTTATCATCATGCTATTTGCGATTCTGTAATAAATTTATAAGACTTGAGTTGATTGGAGTGGAAGGCGCGAAGACTCCTGTGGGAGCATGGGTCAGGGGGAGACCCCGCAGGAGTGAAACGACGAGGAGGATCCCCGAGCCACCAAGGAAGAATTTGCTCATGAAAAAGCCGGCAGTTGGGCTTTTTCATAATTCTTCCCACGGAAAGCGAAGCGCCTGGAACAGAAATCAACGGACTTTTTGTATCAGTCCAAATAATAAAGAGGGTGCCCAAAGTTTTTTTGGGCACCCTCTTGCTATTCAATATTGCATATCTCAATCGGACAATTTTCACAATCTATTTCTCTTTTTAGACGATTAAGGGCATGTATGGTAATGAATCCTTTATCAATTGATATGATTTTACTTTTCCTTAGGTCGCTCAATAATCTGTTCACGACTTCGCGCGAGGTCCCGCAAAAGTTTGCGAGCTCCTGATTCGTCAGCGATACATCAATTTTCAACCCATCTTCTGTTTTTACTCCGTAACTGTTCACCATCCGGATGAGGGTTGAATACAAAGCACCTTTTTTGCCATGAAGGACAAGGTCCCTGAACCTTGTTTGCGATTTGCGGTGCTGCAGGGAAAGCCATTTAACGAGTTCCAGTGCTAGCCCGCTATCCTTTTCAATTTCAGCCTCGAGCTTATCCTTTTGAATAACCGCCACCGTCCCACTCTCTGATGCGCGAGCATTCAAGATATGCTGAGATGTTTGGCTGAACAATGATAACTCTCCAACCAATTCACCAGCTGAACACATTCTGATTGTTAGTTCGCGGCCATCTGGAACCATTTTACTTATCTGAAATTTACCGCTCTGGATAATGTACAGCTCATCTGCGGTATTGCCTTCTTCAAAAAGGAAGCGTCCTTTGTCAATGCTTTTGATTCTATGGACCTTTTCAAAAAGCTTATTCAAATTTGGTGACAACGTTGTTGCAGTCAACATATGAATACCACCTTATTTACGGGAGCGTTATACTCCCTTCCGTATCTGATATTAATATAATTATATTGTAAATCATACAAAGCCAGCAATAAAATTGTGAATTGTTCACATATTGTTAATAAATCTATTGCGTTTTCCTTCCGTTGTTTTTATAATAAAAAGAAATTTATTTATAAATATAAATTTATATGATTATTTATGCATAAGTTGAAAGGAGGTCTCAAGTGAAGGCAGCGATAATTGGTACGACTGGATATGGTGGAGGAGAATTGATTCGTATCCTGGCAAATCATCCGTTTTTCAGTATTCATTCAATCCACACAACAAGAGATGAAAAACCTGTTTCCGAAGAGTATCCCCATTTAACAGGAATTTTTGATAAGGTCCTCACCAAGATTGACACTGATATAATAGCCGAGGAAGCAGACATTGTGTTCCTGGCAACCCCTTCAAAAGTTTCCGGAAAGCTTGTAGAATCATTTTTTAATAAAGGCATTAAAGTTATAGATCTATCAGGTGATTTGAGATTGAAAGACGCATCAGCATATGAGGCATGGTATAAGCATGAATCGGTCGATACCTCTATTCTAAATGAAGCAGTATACGGCTTAAGTGAATGGAATAGGGAGCAGATTATGAATGCGAACTTGCTGGCCAATCCAGGCTGCTATCCGACTGCAGCGCTCCTTGGGCTGGCACCTGTGCTAAAAGAAAAATTGGTTGCCCCGAATAGTATCATCATTGACGCGAAGTCTGGCGTATCAGGGGCTGGAAGGTCTCTGTCAATGGGCACGCTATACGCAGAGTTGAATGAAAATTTCAAAATTTATAAAGTGAATGAGCATCAGCATATCCCTGAAATCGAGCAGCAGCTCAGCATTTGGAATGGAGAAATGGTAAAGGTATCTTTCAGTACCCATCTTATACCTGTCACACGCGGTATCATGGCCACCATATATGTCCAGTTAAATGAAGAGTTGGATACTGCAAGATTGCTGGATTTATATAAGGAAACGTATGATGGCTATCCCTTTGTAAGAGTTAGGAAAAATGGTGTTTTCCCGTCAGTCAAAGAGGTCAAGGGATCGAATTACTGTGATATTGGATTGCATAGTGACAGCCGGACAGGAAGGCTGACGATTGTTTCGGTTATCGATAATTTAATGAAAGGTGCCGCAGGGCAGGCGGTGCAAAACGCCAATATCATGTTTGGATTAGAGGAAAGTGCAGGACTTCAGATGATTCCACTGTATCCATAAAGGAGGAAAATATGTATCAGGCAATGACCGACAAGCAGATAATAAAAAGTATTCCTGATGGCGGGATTTTATCGCCAAAAGGATTTCAGTGCGGTGGTGTGCATGCAGGGCTGCGTTATACAAAGCTTGATCTGGGGATGGTTGTAAGCGAGAAACCTGCAAGTTGTGCCGCAGTCTACACGACGAGTCACTTCCAGGCAGCTCCATTGGTGGTTACTCAGGAGAGTATTGCAAAGGAGAATGTTCTCCAGGCAATCGTTGTCAACAGTGCATGTGCGAATGCTTGCACCGGGGAACAAGGGTATCAGGATGCGTTGAAGATGCGCTCATTGGCAGCATCAAAAATGGGGATTCCGGAACATCATGTTGCAGTAGCTTCAACGGGTGTCATTGGTGAATTTATGCAAATGGGAAAAATCGAATCTGGAATCGGCAATCTGGCCATTGGCAAATCAGCTGATGATGTAAAGGGCTTCCAAACGGCAATCCTGACAACGGATACGGTAATGAAAAGCTGCTGTTATTCTGCCGAGATTGACGGGATAACAGTGAGTATGGGGGGAGCTGCCAAAGGTTCAGGGATGATTCACCCAAATATGGCAACGATGCTTGCATTTTTAACAACAGATGCAAACATCTCGAGTGAACATCTTACTGCTGCGCTAAAAGATGTAACGAACACAACCTTCAATCAAATCACGGTTGATGGAGATACATCAACGAACGATATGGTGCTGGTAATGGCAAATGGAACGGCAGGTAATCAGCCGCTGAACCCGGACCATCCAGATTGGCCAGTTTTTGTAGAACTTTTAAAAGAAAGCTGTGCAAGTCTTGCGAAACAAATCGCAAAGGATGGAGAAGGAGCAACTAAATTAATTGAGATATCCGTCGCAGGCGCAATGTCTGATGAAGAGGCTCAAGTGATAGGTAAACAGATTGCCGGATCCAATCTTGTCAAAACAGCAGTCTACGGGGCGGATGCGAACTGGGGACGGATCATTGGCGCAATCGGCCAAAGTCAGTCAACAGTAAATCCAAAAACAGTCGATATCTCTCTTGGAGAAATTACTATGCTAAAAAACAGTACACCAGTTGCTTTCAATGAAGATCAGGCGAGGGAGTACCTATTGAATGACAAGGTTGATATTTTCGTTGACCTCCATGTGGGGGAGGGGAAAGGAATGGCCTGGGGCTGCGATCTTTCCTATGATTATGTGAAAATAAATGCAAGCTATCGGACATAAAGGGGCGGATTAATTGGAAACAGTGGTCATTAAATGCGGCGGTAGTGTGCTGGAGGACCTTAATGATAATTTCTTTAATAGTCTCAGAGAATTGAAGGAGGCTGGGGTGTATCCGGTCATCGTTCATGGCGGAGGGCCAGCTATCAACTCGATGCTTGATTTATATGAAATCCCGGCTGAGTTCAAGAATGGTTTAAGAGTAACGTGCGAGAAGACCATGGAAATCGTTGAAATGGTATTGTCCGGACAAACGAACCGGAAGCTATGCAGCATGCTGATGAAGCGGGACTTTAATGCTCTCGGTATCAATGGCAGCGACGGACTTTGTCTCCAGGCGGATTTTATTGATAAGCAGAGTTTGGGATACGTAGGAAACATCACCCATGTAAATAATGACCTGATTATGCTGGCAGTCAATAATGGCTATATTCCTGTAATTACTCCAATCGGCATTGCCGAAGATGGCAGCAAGCTAAATATAAACGGCGATTATGCTGCTGCATCAATTGCGAAAGCCTTGAAGGCTGAACGCTGTGCTTTCGTTACCAATGTTGACGGAATCCTGATAGATGGTGAGTTGGTCAGCGAAATTACGGATAGCGAAATAGAAAACTATATTACTGAAGGAAGCATCTATGGAGGAATGGTTCCAAAGGTGAAATCCGCATTGTCAGCTACAGCGGCGGGCGTGGACACTGTCATGATCATTTCTGGCAAAAAGCAATTCTATAAAAATAACTGCTGGCACGGTACAGCGATTGCCGCAAAAGAAGAGGTGTTTTAATGAGTCATTTATTCCCTACCTATCAACGATGGGAAATCGAACCTGATAAAGCAGCAGGGACGATCATCTATGGAAAGGATGGAAATCAATACCTTGATTTTACTTCAGGCATAGGTGTCTGCAATTTAGGCCATCGCCCTGAAGCAGTGGAACGTGCAGTCAAGGAACAGCTGGAATTGTTCTGGCATGTTTCAAATCTCTTTCCGCAAAGCATTCAGGAAGATGCAGCGAAAAAGCTCGCAGAGGGTTCTGGGTTGGATTGTGTATTTTTTGCCAATAGTGGCGCTGAAGCAAACGAAGCAGCTATTAAACTGGCAAGGAAAGCTACTGGCCGCACCAAAATCATCACTTTCCTGCAATCCTTTCACG
This window of the Mesobacillus jeotgali genome carries:
- the cls gene encoding cardiolipin synthase: MLKRRLDFLFVFILMICFYLVFFTGYSQAIKVTAILIYALIILISMYSLMLENRSAQHTLMWMYVMLLFPVGGYFFYLFSGQLYLKGYLYKSKRTRDRDQWEKLMRQEESRDLSFLIENQQCFAKYAKNATLTPITTASRAKILKNGEETFTEIKKRLREAKKFIHMEYYIFRSDRLGKEIIDILIEKARQGVEVLFIFDAAGSMKIAATDLKEMQEAGIKAAPFSPLKYGFFNQKFNFRNHRKIVIIDGEIGFTGGLNVGVEYLGEDDKIGFWRDTHMLLTGESVYTLHNVFLLDWEYISGEKVLESHRAEKKPHEDEELDGAIQVVPSGPDTQQGIMSDFYYTMMSCATKSIWIATPYFVPDEAIRTALRVAAAKGIEVRIMVPEINDSYLTQYASRSYYSELLRNGAEIYSYKKGFLHQKVIIVDGNIASIGTANLDLRSFHLNFEVNVFLFGTSSIRDLVAHYEEDLEDSEKISPVQYHKRGLWVRTKESFARLFSGAL
- the ric gene encoding iron-sulfur cluster repair di-iron protein, which translates into the protein MKMPFDQNSLVKDIVNIFPQSSDLFKQNRLDFCCGGNRPLAEAAGEQNLDIPAIMAELEELYRKHNGAAESMEVWTETGSAELIDHIKNKYHRELEEELKLLSPYVTKVAKVHGDRHEELLKVYELFYELKKELLEHTAKEEATVFPLLLQLDTADEEKRTEMTAEITELEKEHDHAGSILKQLREITADFNPPIDACGTYRLVYKRLEALESHTFMHVHLENNILFPRYIA
- a CDS encoding molybdopterin molybdotransferase MoeA is translated as MLEKRNPIPIGEAVKRVMEYKQKGSTEYVSINESYGRYLSEDLKATSDVPHFDRAPYDGYAIRSVDTKEASQNNAIEFEVVDHIGAGMLTDKELGPFQAVRIMTGAQMPVGADAVVMFELASEIERDGKKYMTTKRKHNEGDNVSYRGEDAREGEVLVKKGTFINPGIQAMLATFGYAKVPVSKKPVIGLYATGTELLDVDEPLEPGKIRNSNSYMISAQILRAGAEVKYFGQLPDDFDTCFDAVSKAIEEVDLFITTGGVSVGDYDYLPEIYAKLGAEVLFNKVAMRPGSVTTVAQLDDKLLFGLSGNPSACYVGFELFARPIIRTMLCTEQPHLRKEKAILDANFPKANPFTRFVRSALRVENGKLVVTPSGLDKSNIIMSLAGANSLMILPGGTRGFEEGSEVDVLLLEDHVGSDWPW
- the mobB gene encoding molybdopterin-guanine dinucleotide biosynthesis protein B; translated protein: MALVKPVLFQVAGYQNSGKTTLSLTLIQQLAAKGLKVATVKHHGHGGRPEIVEGKDSDKHVKAGAAVSLVEGGGRMIIHAENDKWSLSEEIDMLSFFKPDVILIEGYKNESYPKAVILRDESDLELVGKLQNIQVVLCRSAELIDMLKGSPLPVLEIDDGINWILDYISSTH
- a CDS encoding respiratory nitrate reductase subunit gamma; this encodes MEMLQIFLWIVYPYTVAAIVAMGLVWQYDASREEGTRSKAGRFLLVIVKTLMVASTATGIAIVLSSSIAYEPVLLFRWLISLAQLQPDMSLVTDVSVLSKVHFIIVFLFLLSLAFTKEIYYLLKPHLYLKKIFLKLHFERRG
- a CDS encoding MEDS domain-containing protein — protein: MDNKMNQLFKDQRSIHVLYSYNTMEKYIEQAVSYIEEGVKAGDYVIFIENEPLFRSINKELNSRLTEDQMKFVHSVNSFDFYYSSGSYHPPAILDYFNNMVQPYVENDIPFRSWAHVEWTTMKDPLHIIEDFERIVDKAVNSLSFPLICAYEGAKMPDHLIKILMETHPYVLRDDNFTISHEYQAATGLK
- a CDS encoding YwiC-like family protein → MKLFMPKQHGAWAMLIIPFWLGAAASEIVWQHIPFFIGWLLLYLGTYPLLLMFKKKKIPFYRKWALIYMIPALVFLMVPLFTTPTIVTFGLAMIPFFMLNAYFSAKNKDRALLNDLSAIVVFSFAGLASSFLPSGEINENAILVFASSILFFTGSTFYVKTMIREKKNSQFKWISWTYHLLVPVLWLAAGEVIVAVAAVPSLIRAVAFYGKPLSVMKVGIYEIVNAFLFFIIMLFAIL
- a CDS encoding Crp/Fnr family transcriptional regulator — encoded protein: MLTATTLSPNLNKLFEKVHRIKSIDKGRFLFEEGNTADELYIIQSGKFQISKMVPDGRELTIRMCSAGELVGELSLFSQTSQHILNARASESGTVAVIQKDKLEAEIEKDSGLALELVKWLSLQHRKSQTRFRDLVLHGKKGALYSTLIRMVNSYGVKTEDGLKIDVSLTNQELANFCGTSREVVNRLLSDLRKSKIISIDKGFITIHALNRLKREIDCENCPIEICNIE
- the argC gene encoding N-acetyl-gamma-glutamyl-phosphate reductase translates to MKAAIIGTTGYGGGELIRILANHPFFSIHSIHTTRDEKPVSEEYPHLTGIFDKVLTKIDTDIIAEEADIVFLATPSKVSGKLVESFFNKGIKVIDLSGDLRLKDASAYEAWYKHESVDTSILNEAVYGLSEWNREQIMNANLLANPGCYPTAALLGLAPVLKEKLVAPNSIIIDAKSGVSGAGRSLSMGTLYAELNENFKIYKVNEHQHIPEIEQQLSIWNGEMVKVSFSTHLIPVTRGIMATIYVQLNEELDTARLLDLYKETYDGYPFVRVRKNGVFPSVKEVKGSNYCDIGLHSDSRTGRLTIVSVIDNLMKGAAGQAVQNANIMFGLEESAGLQMIPLYP
- the argJ gene encoding bifunctional ornithine acetyltransferase/N-acetylglutamate synthase, with protein sequence MYQAMTDKQIIKSIPDGGILSPKGFQCGGVHAGLRYTKLDLGMVVSEKPASCAAVYTTSHFQAAPLVVTQESIAKENVLQAIVVNSACANACTGEQGYQDALKMRSLAASKMGIPEHHVAVASTGVIGEFMQMGKIESGIGNLAIGKSADDVKGFQTAILTTDTVMKSCCYSAEIDGITVSMGGAAKGSGMIHPNMATMLAFLTTDANISSEHLTAALKDVTNTTFNQITVDGDTSTNDMVLVMANGTAGNQPLNPDHPDWPVFVELLKESCASLAKQIAKDGEGATKLIEISVAGAMSDEEAQVIGKQIAGSNLVKTAVYGADANWGRIIGAIGQSQSTVNPKTVDISLGEITMLKNSTPVAFNEDQAREYLLNDKVDIFVDLHVGEGKGMAWGCDLSYDYVKINASYRT
- the argB gene encoding acetylglutamate kinase; its protein translation is MVIKCGGSVLEDLNDNFFNSLRELKEAGVYPVIVHGGGPAINSMLDLYEIPAEFKNGLRVTCEKTMEIVEMVLSGQTNRKLCSMLMKRDFNALGINGSDGLCLQADFIDKQSLGYVGNITHVNNDLIMLAVNNGYIPVITPIGIAEDGSKLNINGDYAAASIAKALKAERCAFVTNVDGILIDGELVSEITDSEIENYITEGSIYGGMVPKVKSALSATAAGVDTVMIISGKKQFYKNNCWHGTAIAAKEEVF